The genomic DNA AGAGACGGACATTTACGGGCTGCTTAGTGGAGGCTACATGCAGGGGTTGCTGGACTGGGGAGTTGCCGACAATGGGGGtctccaagtgacatgtggaGAAAATGATTCACATCCATCTGGGTCCTGCTTCAGAGGCCACAGTGACAAATTAACCGATGGACTACGGATATACTACTGCAGCAAAGGCTATGTCGGTAATCCCTATCTCATAGATGGTTGTCAAGGTAAAAATGCTAATCCAGGAAGTTTACATTCATCCAATTGTGTTGATTCTTTATGAGGAGGTTTATAACATTCCAATCACTCTCTTATCGTGTATGCAGATATCAACGAATGTGAAGATCCGGATCTCAATCATTGCCCTATCGGGTGTGAAAATACTGCTGGAAGCTTTCATTGCAAGCACAGTAGCAACACTATCAAACTCGCTCTGATGATAGGTTTGGTGCTCTCTTTTAAGTAATAGGACCTGCACATACGTTTTGGATATGCTGTCACTGTATGCATAACATGTGAAGAACGAGGTTCAACTGCCATATAACTTTATCAATTCTATTGATAATTTTAAGTCCTTAGAAGCCCAAAGGCCGATAGAAGAGAATGCATCTTGGATAAAGCAGTTGTTAACCCTAGGCTGTCTCTTCTGATCATATGATGCTACTGTCTTTTGTCTTGTGCTCTATGGGTACACAAAATGTTTTCGGCCGCCTCGATGCATTCCCTTCTCCCCTCAGCAGAGATTAAATAAATTTCCTCTTGAAAGTAAAAAGAAACAGTGGAACTCATTCGGCTTGTGCTCATCTATCTTCTGTCTCCCCCAGGTCTTTGTAAGATAAGGATTTTGAAGCCAGCTATCTCGCAACAATCTCCGCTGTTGAATTTCTAAGACAGATGTCTTGTACTTGTAAAATTGCAACCTCACTTGTTTCTCTAGACGGGATGATTTAATTTCAGGCACTCTTGCAGCAAATCAAATTGAATTCTAAATATAAAAGGTCTGCAAATCAATTATTTGTTCTCAATTTTTGTTATCCAGGTATTGGGACCGGGATTGGGATTCTACTTTTACTTCTTCTTGGGTGGTGGTTGCACAAGATCggaaagaagagagaagaaatcaAGCGTAAAGAGAAGTTCTTCAAAAGAAATGGTGGTGTTCTGCTTCAACAGCAATTATCTGCACCTGAAGGCAACGTTGAGAGAAGTAAATTGTTCGATTCCAAGGAGTTAGAGAAAGCTACTGACAACTTTAATGAAGATAGGGTGCTCGGGAAAGGTCATCAAGGAACTGTCTATAAAGGAATGCTGACGGATGGAAGAATTGTCGTGGTCAAGAAGTCTGCTGCAGTAGATGCCGGAAATGTCAAGCAGTTTATCAATGAGGTTCTTGTTCTCTCCCAAATTAATCACAGGAGTGTGGTTAAGCTATTAGGGTGCTGTTTGGAGACTGAAGTCCCACATCTGGTATACGAGTTCATTCCAAACGGAACTTTGTATCAGTATATCCATGAGCCTGATGAGAGATCACCCGTGACATGGGAGGCACGGCTACAAATTGCCACAGAAGTTGCAGGAGCCCTTTCATACTTGCATTCAGGAGCATCTATCCCGATCTATCATCGCGACATCAAGTCTACTAATATACTCTTAGACGAGAATTATCGAGCAAAAGTAGCAGACTTTGGAACTTCGAGATCACTGTCCCTTGACCAAACTCGTCTGACCACATTGGTGCAGGGGACAATTGGGTACTTGGATCCAGAGTACTCCCAATCAAATCAACTTACAGATAAAAGTGATGTCTATAGCTTCGGAGTAGTCCTTGTTGAGCTCTTAACGGGACGAGAGCCTGTGTCCTCATTAAGAGTGCATGACAAGGGAAGTTTGGCTTCATACTTCATCCTTTCAATGGAAGAGGATCATCTGTTGGATATTTTGGATCCTGAAATACTGAAGCAGGACAGTAAAGAGGAGATCATTGTTGCTGCCCACATTGCAAGAAGATGTCTAAATATGAAGGGCAAGAAACGACCCACGGTGAGACAAGTAGCGATGGAGTTGGAGGCCATACAGAGCTCCCGGTCTCCTGTTGATATCCAGCTAACAGGAATATGGTAGGGATGCTCAGGCACTGATCAAGCAGATGAAACTCATGATTTTGCTTCGACGTCGACATTCTCTGGAGTAATATCTGAAGTTAGTTTGATATCAGGTGTAGACACAAAAATACATGCGCAAACATGGTGAAAGTTTACAGATGTCATCATTCTTGTTCTTCTCATATGTATTTGTGGTGAAATAAGTGAAAGACAAATTAAGAGCAATAGTGGATTTTGTTGTGTCAAATTCTAATCTCTCCTTAATAGTTGGAATTTCTTTACCCGGTTCGACATGTATATTCCAGCACCCTGGTGATGATTCCGTTTCAACCAAGGACGTTGAACTCATTGTAGGTCAAATGCATATTGAAGCTT from Punica granatum isolate Tunisia-2019 chromosome 2, ASM765513v2, whole genome shotgun sequence includes the following:
- the LOC116194990 gene encoding wall-associated receptor kinase-like 22, giving the protein MINNTGSRIVGCRTKCPGGNISKFSDCTGSNGCCSSSIYSQMVLQEFSVSFDEDGLSTGRDQACNYAFLAKDSLTKETDIYGLLSGGYMQGLLDWGVADNGGLQVTCGENDSHPSGSCFRGHSDKLTDGLRIYYCSKGYVGNPYLIDGCQDINECEDPDLNHCPIGCENTAGSFHCKHSSNTIKLALMIGIGTGIGILLLLLLGWWLHKIGKKREEIKRKEKFFKRNGGVLLQQQLSAPEGNVERSKLFDSKELEKATDNFNEDRVLGKGHQGTVYKGMLTDGRIVVVKKSAAVDAGNVKQFINEVLVLSQINHRSVVKLLGCCLETEVPHLVYEFIPNGTLYQYIHEPDERSPVTWEARLQIATEVAGALSYLHSGASIPIYHRDIKSTNILLDENYRAKVADFGTSRSLSLDQTRLTTLVQGTIGYLDPEYSQSNQLTDKSDVYSFGVVLVELLTGREPVSSLRVHDKGSLASYFILSMEEDHLLDILDPEILKQDSKEEIIVAAHIARRCLNMKGKKRPTVRQVAMELEAIQSSRSPVDIQLTGIW